The Nomia melanderi isolate GNS246 chromosome 7, iyNomMela1, whole genome shotgun sequence genome includes a window with the following:
- the mas gene encoding trypsin-like serine protease domain-containing protein masquerade isoform X1, which yields MILRTAPGAIVLFLLLTGSIVAQDDDSLAGSFLSGLLDSITSTANSADCPGVCVHAFATLICFEVLEHVQCPTSMRCCIEAPINGTGTSSENLLEDDSPTSTMLTTVKMAVTSVNVTTPPPSTTPVTTSSMAPLKTTSDNQVETVNKTSTKTCSGICMAERIADYCDAVLVIDTLCKPGYKCCVSRDAFGDSPPPELLVIDRTNSSRFDEKTGISTLHKSSSPSTTARPNTSITSTSVSTTALITTVAATKQSTTTIRPKITPKKPCKGECVSGFFALLCDKVDGEAECPDDGSCCIIDAFLKTETTTTIRPTTKSPQPKLQPCPGFCLLTIMAAFCERPNVIIPKTSSCQSGSICCDNTKTTPQTPRPRPKPTPRPPVTTVLLPPDPRPECPGSCIVSYLSFTCFRNAELTNLFKCKKQGHQCCAPKSLIREFSGGNSTEPVLTNRNDTMYVTSRPYTTPLTTMMYETTTMTTTMRSPVYSKYVCGVKGTSRGPVQARSLERGARVVGGEDADANEWCWQVALINSLNQYLCGGALIGTQWVLTAAHCVTNIVRSGDAIYVRVGDHDLTRKYGSPGAQTLRVATTYIHHNHNSQTLDNDIALLKLHGQAELKDGVCLVCLPARGVSHTAGKRCTVTGYGYMGEAGPIPLRVREAEIPIVSDAECIRKVNAVTEKIFILPASSFCAGGEQGNDACQGDGGGPLVCQDDGFYELAGLVSWGFGCGRLDVPGVYVKVSAFIGWINQIISVNNL from the exons ATGATACTGCGAACAGCCCCCGGGGCCATCGTCCTTTTTCTCCTACTTACGGGATCGATCGTTGCTCAAGATGACGATTCTCTGGCTGGCAGCTTCCTGTCAG GTTTACTAGACTCCATAACGAGTACAGCTAACAGTGCGGATTGTCCAGGGGTATGTGTGCACGCATTTGCAACCTTAATATGTTTCGAAGTTCTCGAGCATGTGCAATGCCCTACTAGCATGCGATGTTGCATCGAGGCACCGATTAATGGTACCGGAACCTCCTCTGAAAACCTTCTCGAAGATGATAGTCCGACGTCGACGATGCTCACTACCGTTAAAATGGCAGTAACGTCTGTGAACGTCACCACGCCACCACCATCTACCACACCAGTGACTACATCGTCAATGGCCCCACTGAAAACTACCTCT GATAATCAAGTGGAAACGGTGAATAAGACGTCGA CAAAAACATGTTCCGGGATTTGCATGGCGGAACGAATAGCGGATTACTGCGACGCGGTTCTAGTGATAGACACCCTGTGCAAGCCGGGGTACAAGTGCTGCGTGTCCAGGGACGCGTTCGGTGATTCCCCGCCGCCAGAATTGTTGGTGATCGACCGAACGAATTCGAGTCGTTTTGACGAAAAAACTGGCATCAGCACGCTGCACAAAAGCTCGTCGCCGTCCACGACTGCCAGGCCAAACACATCTATTACCTCTACCAGCGTGTCCACCACCGCTTTGATTACGACCGTCGCGGCCACGAAACAGTCGACGACCACGATAAGGCCCAAGATCACACCGAAAAAACCGTGCAAGGGTGAATGTGTCAGCGGTTTCTTCGCTCTCCTCTGCGACAAGGTGGACGGAGAAGCTGAATGTCCCGACGATGGATCCTGCTGCATAATCGACGCATTCTTAAAAACG gaaacgacgacgacgattcgGCCAACAACAAAGTCGCCGCAGCCGAAATTGCAGCCTTGCCCAGGATTCTGTTTGTTGACCATTATGGCGGCCTTCTGCGAGCGGCCGAACGTGATAATACCGAAGACGTCGAGTTGTCAATCCGGATCGATCTGTTGCGACAACACGAAGACTACGCCGCAG ACTCCAAGGCCGAGGCCGAAACCTACACCTAGGCCGCCGGTTACGACGGTCTTATTACCGCCGGATCCTCGCCCGGAATGTCCCGGTTCCTGTATCGTTTCTTACTTGTCTTTCACTTGTTTCA GAAACGCAGAACTGACAAACTTGTTCAAATGCAAGAAACAAGGGCACCAATGCTGCGCGCCGAAATCGTTGATCCGAGAATTCAGCGGTGGAAATTCGACTGAACCAGTCTTAACCAACAGAAACGATACGATGTACGTCACGTCGAGGCCGTACACAACACCGCTCACAACGATGATGT ATGAAACAACGACAATGACAACAACCATGAGAAGTCCTGTGTACAGTAAGTATGTATGTGGTGTAAAAGGAACTTCTCGCGGACCCGTCCAAGCGCGTAGTCTTGAAAGAGGAGCACGCGTCGTTGGAGGAGAAGACGCGGACGCGAACGAATGGTGTTGGCAGGTCGCCTTGATTAATTCCCTGAACCAATACCTGTGCGGCGGTGCGCTCATCGGAACACAATGGGTTCTTACGGCTGCACATTGCGTTACAAA CATCGTGAGATCCGGTGACGCGATATATGTGAGGGTCGGTGACCACGACCTAACTCGAAAATATGGAAGTCCAGGTGCACAAACTTTGCGCGTTGCAACCACCTATATCCATCACAATCACAACAGCCAGACTCTGGATAATGACATCGCGTTACTGAAGCTTCATGGACAAGCAGAGCTTAaggacggtgtttgtctcgtgTGTTTACCTGCACGAGGTGTTAGCCATACGGCTGGCAAGCGATGCACCGTCACCGGTTACGGATACATGGGCGAAG CTGGTCCTATACCGTTACGAGTACGCGAAGCTGAAATACCGATCGTGAGCGACGCCGAATGTATTAGAAAAGTAAACGCGGTCACTGAGAAAATCTTCATTCTACCAGCAAGCAGCTTTTGCGCCGGTGGTGAACAAGGAAACGATGCGTGCCAG GGAGACGGAGGAGGTCCATTGGTATGCCAAGATGACGGGTTCTACGAGCTGGCCGGTCTAGTTTCATGGGGTTTCGGTTGTGGAAGATTAGATGTTCCTGGCGTTTATGTGAAAGTTTCGGCATTCATTGGCTGGATCAACCAAATCATATCCGTAAACAACCTTTAG
- the mas gene encoding trypsin-like serine protease domain-containing protein masquerade isoform X3, with the protein MLTTVKMAVTSVNVTTPPPSTTPVTTSSMAPLKTTSDNQVETVNKTSTKTCSGICMAERIADYCDAVLVIDTLCKPGYKCCVSRDAFGDSPPPELLVIDRTNSSRFDEKTGISTLHKSSSPSTTARPNTSITSTSVSTTALITTVAATKQSTTTIRPKITPKKPCKGECVSGFFALLCDKVDGEAECPDDGSCCIIDAFLKTETTTTIRPTTKSPQPKLQPCPGFCLLTIMAAFCERPNVIIPKTSSCQSGSICCDNTKTTPQTPRPRPKPTPRPPVTTVLLPPDPRPECPGSCIVSYLSFTCFRNAELTNLFKCKKQGHQCCAPKSLIREFSGGNSTEPVLTNRNDTMYVTSRPYTTPLTTMMYETTTMTTTMRSPVYSKYVCGVKGTSRGPVQARSLERGARVVGGEDADANEWCWQVALINSLNQYLCGGALIGTQWVLTAAHCVTNIVRSGDAIYVRVGDHDLTRKYGSPGAQTLRVATTYIHHNHNSQTLDNDIALLKLHGQAELKDGVCLVCLPARGVSHTAGKRCTVTGYGYMGEAGPIPLRVREAEIPIVSDAECIRKVNAVTEKIFILPASSFCAGGEQGNDACQGDGGGPLVCQDDGFYELAGLVSWGFGCGRLDVPGVYVKVSAFIGWINQIISVNNL; encoded by the exons ATGCTCACTACCGTTAAAATGGCAGTAACGTCTGTGAACGTCACCACGCCACCACCATCTACCACACCAGTGACTACATCGTCAATGGCCCCACTGAAAACTACCTCT GATAATCAAGTGGAAACGGTGAATAAGACGTCGA CAAAAACATGTTCCGGGATTTGCATGGCGGAACGAATAGCGGATTACTGCGACGCGGTTCTAGTGATAGACACCCTGTGCAAGCCGGGGTACAAGTGCTGCGTGTCCAGGGACGCGTTCGGTGATTCCCCGCCGCCAGAATTGTTGGTGATCGACCGAACGAATTCGAGTCGTTTTGACGAAAAAACTGGCATCAGCACGCTGCACAAAAGCTCGTCGCCGTCCACGACTGCCAGGCCAAACACATCTATTACCTCTACCAGCGTGTCCACCACCGCTTTGATTACGACCGTCGCGGCCACGAAACAGTCGACGACCACGATAAGGCCCAAGATCACACCGAAAAAACCGTGCAAGGGTGAATGTGTCAGCGGTTTCTTCGCTCTCCTCTGCGACAAGGTGGACGGAGAAGCTGAATGTCCCGACGATGGATCCTGCTGCATAATCGACGCATTCTTAAAAACG gaaacgacgacgacgattcgGCCAACAACAAAGTCGCCGCAGCCGAAATTGCAGCCTTGCCCAGGATTCTGTTTGTTGACCATTATGGCGGCCTTCTGCGAGCGGCCGAACGTGATAATACCGAAGACGTCGAGTTGTCAATCCGGATCGATCTGTTGCGACAACACGAAGACTACGCCGCAG ACTCCAAGGCCGAGGCCGAAACCTACACCTAGGCCGCCGGTTACGACGGTCTTATTACCGCCGGATCCTCGCCCGGAATGTCCCGGTTCCTGTATCGTTTCTTACTTGTCTTTCACTTGTTTCA GAAACGCAGAACTGACAAACTTGTTCAAATGCAAGAAACAAGGGCACCAATGCTGCGCGCCGAAATCGTTGATCCGAGAATTCAGCGGTGGAAATTCGACTGAACCAGTCTTAACCAACAGAAACGATACGATGTACGTCACGTCGAGGCCGTACACAACACCGCTCACAACGATGATGT ATGAAACAACGACAATGACAACAACCATGAGAAGTCCTGTGTACAGTAAGTATGTATGTGGTGTAAAAGGAACTTCTCGCGGACCCGTCCAAGCGCGTAGTCTTGAAAGAGGAGCACGCGTCGTTGGAGGAGAAGACGCGGACGCGAACGAATGGTGTTGGCAGGTCGCCTTGATTAATTCCCTGAACCAATACCTGTGCGGCGGTGCGCTCATCGGAACACAATGGGTTCTTACGGCTGCACATTGCGTTACAAA CATCGTGAGATCCGGTGACGCGATATATGTGAGGGTCGGTGACCACGACCTAACTCGAAAATATGGAAGTCCAGGTGCACAAACTTTGCGCGTTGCAACCACCTATATCCATCACAATCACAACAGCCAGACTCTGGATAATGACATCGCGTTACTGAAGCTTCATGGACAAGCAGAGCTTAaggacggtgtttgtctcgtgTGTTTACCTGCACGAGGTGTTAGCCATACGGCTGGCAAGCGATGCACCGTCACCGGTTACGGATACATGGGCGAAG CTGGTCCTATACCGTTACGAGTACGCGAAGCTGAAATACCGATCGTGAGCGACGCCGAATGTATTAGAAAAGTAAACGCGGTCACTGAGAAAATCTTCATTCTACCAGCAAGCAGCTTTTGCGCCGGTGGTGAACAAGGAAACGATGCGTGCCAG GGAGACGGAGGAGGTCCATTGGTATGCCAAGATGACGGGTTCTACGAGCTGGCCGGTCTAGTTTCATGGGGTTTCGGTTGTGGAAGATTAGATGTTCCTGGCGTTTATGTGAAAGTTTCGGCATTCATTGGCTGGATCAACCAAATCATATCCGTAAACAACCTTTAG
- the mas gene encoding trypsin-like serine protease domain-containing protein masquerade isoform X2, with translation MILRTAPGAIVLFLLLTGSIVAQDDDSLAGSFLSGLLDSITSTANSADCPGVCVHAFATLICFEVLEHVQCPTSMRCCIEAPINGTGTSSENLLEDDSPTSTMLTTVKMAVTSVNVTTPPPSTTPVTTSSMAPLKTTSDNQVETVNKTSTKTCSGICMAERIADYCDAVLVIDTLCKPGYKCCVSRDAFGDSPPPELLVIDRTNSSRFDEKTGISTLHKSSSPSTTARPNTSITSTSVSTTALITTVAATKQSTTTIRPKITPKKPCKGECVSGFFALLCDKVDGEAECPDDGSCCIIDAFLKTETTTTIRPTTKSPQPKLQPCPGFCLLTIMAAFCERPNVIIPKTSSCQSGSICCDNTKTTPQTPRPRPKPTPRPPVTTVLLPPDPRPECPGSCIVSYLSFTCFRNAELTNLFKCKKQGHQCCAPKSLIREFSGGNSTEPVLTNRNDTMYVTSRPYTTPLTTMMYETTTMTTTMRSPVYSKYVCGVKGTSRGPVQARSLERGARVVGGEDADANEWCWQVALINSLNQYLCGGALIGTQWVLTAAHCVTNIVRSGDAIYVRVGDHDLTRKYGSPGAQTLRVATTYIHHNHNSQTLDNDIALLKLHGQAELKDGVCLVCLPARGVSHTAGKRCTVTGYGYMGEAGPIPLRVREAEIPIVSDAECIRKVNAVTEKIFILPASSFCAGGEQGNDACQGDGGGPLVCQDDGFYELAGLVSWGFGCGRLDVPGVYVKVSAFIGWINQIISL, from the exons ATGATACTGCGAACAGCCCCCGGGGCCATCGTCCTTTTTCTCCTACTTACGGGATCGATCGTTGCTCAAGATGACGATTCTCTGGCTGGCAGCTTCCTGTCAG GTTTACTAGACTCCATAACGAGTACAGCTAACAGTGCGGATTGTCCAGGGGTATGTGTGCACGCATTTGCAACCTTAATATGTTTCGAAGTTCTCGAGCATGTGCAATGCCCTACTAGCATGCGATGTTGCATCGAGGCACCGATTAATGGTACCGGAACCTCCTCTGAAAACCTTCTCGAAGATGATAGTCCGACGTCGACGATGCTCACTACCGTTAAAATGGCAGTAACGTCTGTGAACGTCACCACGCCACCACCATCTACCACACCAGTGACTACATCGTCAATGGCCCCACTGAAAACTACCTCT GATAATCAAGTGGAAACGGTGAATAAGACGTCGA CAAAAACATGTTCCGGGATTTGCATGGCGGAACGAATAGCGGATTACTGCGACGCGGTTCTAGTGATAGACACCCTGTGCAAGCCGGGGTACAAGTGCTGCGTGTCCAGGGACGCGTTCGGTGATTCCCCGCCGCCAGAATTGTTGGTGATCGACCGAACGAATTCGAGTCGTTTTGACGAAAAAACTGGCATCAGCACGCTGCACAAAAGCTCGTCGCCGTCCACGACTGCCAGGCCAAACACATCTATTACCTCTACCAGCGTGTCCACCACCGCTTTGATTACGACCGTCGCGGCCACGAAACAGTCGACGACCACGATAAGGCCCAAGATCACACCGAAAAAACCGTGCAAGGGTGAATGTGTCAGCGGTTTCTTCGCTCTCCTCTGCGACAAGGTGGACGGAGAAGCTGAATGTCCCGACGATGGATCCTGCTGCATAATCGACGCATTCTTAAAAACG gaaacgacgacgacgattcgGCCAACAACAAAGTCGCCGCAGCCGAAATTGCAGCCTTGCCCAGGATTCTGTTTGTTGACCATTATGGCGGCCTTCTGCGAGCGGCCGAACGTGATAATACCGAAGACGTCGAGTTGTCAATCCGGATCGATCTGTTGCGACAACACGAAGACTACGCCGCAG ACTCCAAGGCCGAGGCCGAAACCTACACCTAGGCCGCCGGTTACGACGGTCTTATTACCGCCGGATCCTCGCCCGGAATGTCCCGGTTCCTGTATCGTTTCTTACTTGTCTTTCACTTGTTTCA GAAACGCAGAACTGACAAACTTGTTCAAATGCAAGAAACAAGGGCACCAATGCTGCGCGCCGAAATCGTTGATCCGAGAATTCAGCGGTGGAAATTCGACTGAACCAGTCTTAACCAACAGAAACGATACGATGTACGTCACGTCGAGGCCGTACACAACACCGCTCACAACGATGATGT ATGAAACAACGACAATGACAACAACCATGAGAAGTCCTGTGTACAGTAAGTATGTATGTGGTGTAAAAGGAACTTCTCGCGGACCCGTCCAAGCGCGTAGTCTTGAAAGAGGAGCACGCGTCGTTGGAGGAGAAGACGCGGACGCGAACGAATGGTGTTGGCAGGTCGCCTTGATTAATTCCCTGAACCAATACCTGTGCGGCGGTGCGCTCATCGGAACACAATGGGTTCTTACGGCTGCACATTGCGTTACAAA CATCGTGAGATCCGGTGACGCGATATATGTGAGGGTCGGTGACCACGACCTAACTCGAAAATATGGAAGTCCAGGTGCACAAACTTTGCGCGTTGCAACCACCTATATCCATCACAATCACAACAGCCAGACTCTGGATAATGACATCGCGTTACTGAAGCTTCATGGACAAGCAGAGCTTAaggacggtgtttgtctcgtgTGTTTACCTGCACGAGGTGTTAGCCATACGGCTGGCAAGCGATGCACCGTCACCGGTTACGGATACATGGGCGAAG CTGGTCCTATACCGTTACGAGTACGCGAAGCTGAAATACCGATCGTGAGCGACGCCGAATGTATTAGAAAAGTAAACGCGGTCACTGAGAAAATCTTCATTCTACCAGCAAGCAGCTTTTGCGCCGGTGGTGAACAAGGAAACGATGCGTGCCAG GGAGACGGAGGAGGTCCATTGGTATGCCAAGATGACGGGTTCTACGAGCTGGCCGGTCTAGTTTCATGGGGTTTCGGTTGTGGAAGATTAGATGTTCCTGGCGTTTATGTGAAAGTTTCGGCATTCATTGGCTGGATCAACCAAATCATATCC